The following proteins come from a genomic window of Thermodesulfobacteriota bacterium:
- a CDS encoding 2-hydroxyacyl-CoA dehydratase family protein — protein MTSLEELSEMSKTIANPAVDKWKAQGKPVVGFFCSYIPEEILHAAGIFPYRIKATGCTNTPAADAFLSAVNCSFARSCLELALEGGYWFLDGVVSMNSCEHIRRLYDILKRKVKTPYYHFLSVPHKTDEEAVNWYRDELAIFKAGLEKAFDVSITEESIRKSIAVYNETRDLLRKVYEFRQRGNPLLTGKEAHEIVVAAMSTPKEDYNRLLKGLLEEVGKRKGISTHSPRLMVMGSVIDDPDYIGIIEGMGCLVVTDALCFGSRYFWEPVKTNGDLMECLARSYLKRPVCPRMSEDIGQIVTYTKGMVEKFNVDGVIMERIRCCDLWGGTTLILQKRLDELNIPLLVVDREYMTSGAGQMSTRVGAFLEMIGRG, from the coding sequence ATGACATCTTTAGAAGAATTAAGCGAAATGTCTAAAACAATTGCCAATCCTGCTGTAGACAAATGGAAAGCCCAGGGTAAACCCGTAGTGGGGTTTTTCTGCTCCTACATACCCGAGGAGATTCTTCATGCGGCAGGCATCTTCCCCTACAGGATAAAAGCCACAGGCTGTACCAATACACCGGCTGCAGATGCTTTTTTATCCGCAGTCAACTGTTCCTTTGCCCGCAGCTGCCTGGAATTAGCGCTGGAGGGCGGCTATTGGTTTCTTGATGGAGTGGTGTCTATGAACAGCTGCGAGCATATCCGGCGTCTGTACGATATCCTGAAGCGTAAGGTAAAGACACCTTATTATCACTTTCTCAGTGTCCCCCATAAGACCGATGAAGAAGCGGTGAATTGGTACAGAGATGAGCTTGCTATCTTCAAGGCAGGTCTGGAAAAAGCGTTTGATGTCAGCATCACTGAGGAAAGTATCCGAAAATCAATAGCGGTGTATAATGAAACCCGAGACCTGCTGAGGAAGGTATACGAGTTTCGCCAAAGGGGGAACCCGCTCCTGACCGGGAAAGAAGCACACGAGATTGTTGTGGCTGCCATGTCGACTCCAAAAGAAGATTACAACAGGCTACTTAAGGGATTGCTGGAAGAGGTTGGTAAGCGGAAGGGTATCTCGACCCATAGTCCCAGATTGATGGTCATGGGAAGTGTTATTGATGATCCCGATTATATAGGGATTATCGAGGGTATGGGTTGCCTGGTAGTCACTGATGCCCTGTGTTTCGGAAGCAGGTACTTCTGGGAGCCGGTGAAGACCAACGGTGACCTCATGGAGTGTTTGGCACGTTCTTACTTAAAGCGTCCTGTATGCCCCAGGATGTCTGAGGATATTGGCCAAATCGTTACTTATACTAAGGGAATGGTTGAAAAGTTTAACGTTGATGGTGTCATCATGGAGAGAATCCGTTGTTGCGACCTTTGGGGAGGCACAACCCTTATCCTCCAGAAGAGGTTGGATGAACTGAACATTCCTCTTTTGGTAGTGGATCGGGAGTACATGACCAGCGGTGCGGGACAAATGAGTACCAGGGTTGGAGCATTTCTAGAAATGATAGGGAGGGGTTAA
- a CDS encoding acyl-CoA dehydratase activase, whose protein sequence is MIVAGVDIGSLSGETVILSDGKILSYSIVRTGADSALTAKKATDEALKNANISFEDIEYTIATGYGRVIVPFANENITEISCHAKGANYLFPDVKTILDMGGQDCKAIRCNEKGKVTNFAMNDKCAAGTGRFCEVMADVLGIPLEDIGKTSLEAKKDAMISSACAVFAKSEAVSLLRSGVPKSEILSGVHEAIATRVFALLQRVGIEGDFVISGGIAKNIGVIKKVAEKVGLKPLMSEEPQIVGALGAALFAKERYKKGQSLA, encoded by the coding sequence ATGATAGTGGCTGGAGTTGATATAGGGTCATTAAGTGGCGAAACAGTAATATTAAGTGACGGCAAGATACTTTCGTATAGTATAGTTAGAACAGGGGCAGATAGTGCATTGACTGCTAAAAAAGCAACAGATGAAGCGTTAAAAAATGCCAACATCTCTTTTGAAGATATCGAGTATACTATAGCAACGGGGTACGGGAGGGTTATTGTTCCTTTTGCAAACGAAAATATAACAGAGATTTCATGCCATGCCAAAGGTGCCAATTACCTATTTCCTGATGTGAAGACCATTCTTGACATGGGTGGACAGGACTGTAAAGCCATAAGATGTAATGAGAAAGGGAAGGTAACAAATTTTGCAATGAATGACAAGTGTGCAGCAGGAACAGGTAGATTCTGTGAGGTAATGGCAGATGTACTGGGCATACCCCTTGAAGATATTGGTAAAACATCCTTAGAGGCTAAAAAGGATGCTATGATAAGTTCTGCATGTGCTGTTTTTGCTAAATCAGAGGCGGTTTCTCTGCTAAGAAGCGGTGTCCCAAAGAGTGAGATTCTCTCCGGGGTTCATGAGGCTATAGCAACCAGGGTATTCGCTTTACTCCAGAGGGTTGGGATAGAAGGCGATTTTGTTATAAGCGGTGGAATTGCAAAGAACATAGGGGTGATCAAAAAGGTAGCTGAAAAAGTCGGATTAAAACCACTCATGTCTGAGGAACCTCAGATTGTTGGTGCGTTAGGTGCAGCTCTCTTTGCAAAAGAGAGGTACAAAAAAGGGCAATCTCTTGCATAG
- a CDS encoding 2-hydroxyacyl-CoA dehydratase family protein produces MTQKNIREIEKVHNSMQGLLNHVGSKYPERKWMYEPAAKYFEMLYEDVVQNKPIAWYFFLLTPELFRAMDIAPFSGEYAGSVISSFPEGIIKYVDFAEQHVPESLCAINKYTLGAALSGDFPYPDMLIHIAAHPCDSASIIYPVLAEYLGVPQFCFDTPYLDDERSHIYFASQFTKLISFLEEQTNQKLDFDRLKQVVEYSNQAQEYVLKANKLRKEVPCPISSRSSAIAAGAILGLAGTPFLVDWYKKQYEMALERVQRNEGALPEEKLRVAMVWSSTFFDLGVLEWMEREYGAVVVMDLLNLWVNEPIEDTSSLSKIARGLASKILKAPMGRHGRGPVDTLLEEVVGICREYKADVAIFAGHVGCKYGWASAKLLKDVIKEEVGIPTLFFDFDAYDPRVASSETIKAKIEQFFDTYL; encoded by the coding sequence ATGACGCAAAAGAATATACGTGAAATTGAAAAGGTACATAATAGTATGCAGGGATTGCTCAATCATGTAGGGAGTAAATATCCTGAACGTAAATGGATGTATGAACCAGCAGCAAAGTATTTCGAGATGCTTTATGAAGATGTTGTCCAAAACAAACCTATAGCGTGGTATTTTTTCCTCCTTACTCCGGAATTGTTCCGTGCCATGGATATAGCTCCATTCTCAGGAGAGTATGCAGGTTCGGTAATTTCCTCCTTTCCCGAAGGCATCATCAAGTACGTGGACTTTGCTGAACAACACGTCCCTGAGTCGTTGTGTGCCATCAACAAGTACACCCTCGGTGCAGCCCTCTCCGGTGATTTTCCTTATCCGGATATGCTCATCCATATAGCAGCCCACCCCTGTGATTCGGCAAGTATTATTTATCCAGTTCTTGCCGAGTATCTTGGAGTCCCCCAGTTTTGTTTTGATACGCCTTACCTGGATGACGAGAGGAGCCATATATACTTTGCCAGTCAGTTTACTAAACTCATCTCCTTTCTGGAAGAGCAGACAAATCAAAAGTTAGACTTTGATAGGCTAAAGCAGGTTGTAGAATATTCTAACCAGGCACAGGAATATGTGCTCAAAGCTAACAAACTCAGGAAAGAGGTACCCTGCCCTATTTCGAGCCGGTCTTCTGCTATAGCTGCAGGTGCTATTTTGGGGCTTGCCGGAACCCCCTTCCTGGTGGACTGGTATAAGAAACAGTATGAAATGGCACTGGAACGGGTTCAGAGAAATGAGGGCGCCCTTCCAGAGGAGAAATTGAGAGTAGCTATGGTCTGGTCCTCCACGTTTTTCGACCTGGGGGTGTTAGAGTGGATGGAGAGGGAATATGGAGCTGTCGTCGTGATGGACCTGCTGAATCTTTGGGTCAATGAACCTATAGAAGACACCTCGAGTCTGTCAAAAATAGCCCGTGGTCTGGCATCTAAAATACTGAAAGCTCCTATGGGAAGGCACGGCAGAGGCCCCGTGGACACATTACTGGAGGAAGTTGTTGGTATATGCAGGGAATATAAAGCGGATGTGGCTATTTTTGCAGGACATGTGGGTTGTAAGTATGGCTGGGCGTCTGCCAAGCTGCTAAAGGATGTTATAAAAGAGGAAGTGGGAATTCCCACCCTGTTTTTTGATTTCGATGCTTACGATCCAAGGGTTGCCTCATCGGAAACCATTAAGGCAAAAATTGAACAGTTTTTTGACACTTATTTGTGA
- a CDS encoding AAA family ATPase yields the protein MMSRPGSDRQNAGRVIAVSGKGGAGKTALVAIMVGVLSKMEKFKILAIDADSAACLPSAVGATAYRTVGDIREEIIKNPEAKSRIQDIPMQKVIAEVMGQGNGFDLLVMGRPEGPGCFCAVNDLLRYGIETLSRDFDITLIDCEAGPEQVNRRVLRSVDTLVIVTDTSTRGIHNAKLIKKITEENNDTSETKMGMVINRVKEESKGIIEVAEETGLKILGYIPEDENITRFDSVGKPIIDLPNDSPGVVAVREVLHQIGF from the coding sequence ATGATGTCAAGACCAGGGTCAGACCGGCAAAATGCGGGAAGGGTGATTGCTGTGAGCGGCAAGGGTGGAGCAGGGAAAACAGCTCTGGTAGCAATCATGGTCGGTGTACTTTCAAAAATGGAAAAATTTAAGATATTGGCTATAGATGCTGATTCAGCAGCGTGTTTACCCTCTGCAGTAGGTGCAACGGCATACAGGACAGTAGGAGACATCCGGGAAGAGATTATCAAAAACCCAGAAGCAAAGAGCAGGATTCAAGATATACCTATGCAGAAAGTGATAGCTGAGGTCATGGGACAAGGGAATGGATTTGACCTGTTGGTAATGGGTCGACCCGAAGGACCAGGCTGCTTTTGCGCGGTTAATGACCTATTAAGGTATGGGATAGAAACCCTTTCCAGGGATTTTGATATTACCCTCATTGATTGTGAAGCCGGCCCCGAGCAAGTCAACCGAAGGGTGCTTAGAAGCGTCGATACCCTGGTGATTGTTACTGACACCTCCACCAGAGGGATTCACAATGCTAAACTCATCAAAAAGATTACTGAAGAAAACAACGATACCAGTGAAACCAAAATGGGCATGGTTATCAACAGGGTAAAAGAAGAAAGTAAAGGAATAATAGAAGTTGCGGAAGAGACGGGGCTCAAAATCCTTGGCTATATTCCAGAAGATGAAAACATAACAAGATTTGACTCTGTCGGCAAGCCCATAATTGACCTTCCCAATGATTCTCCTGGCGTAGTAGCCGTTCGGGAAGTATTGCATCAAATAGGGTTCTAA
- a CDS encoding TIGR00730 family Rossman fold protein, producing the protein MSEKQYLIDAITVYDSWRLFKIIAEFVDGFEALSDIYPCISVFGSARVLPGDETYEKTVVIAKKLAENGFNIITGGGPGIMEAANRGAREGGSKSVGLNIRLPLEQKINPYVDVNLEFKYFFVRKVMFIKYAQAYIGMPGGFGTLDEIFEAMTLIQTKRIKPFPVILVGSDYWNGLLEWMRKNLLEKNKISPEDMERVIILDDPDEVVKTIKRTVIV; encoded by the coding sequence ATGTCAGAAAAACAATACCTGATTGATGCAATAACTGTTTATGATTCCTGGCGACTCTTTAAAATTATAGCCGAATTTGTCGATGGTTTCGAGGCACTATCTGACATCTATCCCTGCATCTCTGTTTTTGGCTCTGCCCGAGTTCTCCCGGGTGATGAAACATATGAAAAGACTGTAGTTATTGCTAAGAAATTGGCTGAAAATGGCTTCAACATCATTACCGGTGGTGGGCCTGGTATCATGGAGGCAGCTAACAGAGGGGCAAGAGAGGGAGGCTCAAAGTCTGTCGGGCTAAATATTCGCCTACCTCTGGAGCAAAAAATCAACCCTTACGTAGATGTAAACCTGGAGTTCAAATACTTTTTCGTAAGGAAGGTAATGTTTATCAAATATGCTCAGGCCTATATAGGCATGCCTGGCGGTTTCGGAACACTTGATGAGATATTCGAAGCCATGACCCTGATCCAGACCAAACGGATAAAACCTTTCCCTGTGATACTTGTAGGGTCCGATTACTGGAATGGTCTGTTGGAGTGGATGAGAAAGAACCTCCTGGAAAAAAACAAGATATCCCCGGAGGATATGGAGAGGGTAATCATCCTGGATGACCCGGACGAAGTGGTGAAGACCATCAAGCGCACGGTAATCGTGTAG
- a CDS encoding MBL fold metallo-hydrolase, whose amino-acid sequence MKVNCAGAAGTVTGSNYLIETEGVRVLVDCGMFQGSRQMEERNYLDFPYDPGTVSHLFLTHAHIDHSGLIPKLVRNGFSGSILCTPATADLCRIMLADSAHIQEMEAEWHNRKKRRAGRKRLIEPLYTQDNAEAAMKYFMPITYGNDVILSPHMRARFSDAGHILGSAIIELWVKEKDREVKIVFSGDLGSINQPIISDPTYIQKADVVFIESTYGNRIHKSKESTYQELREVVIAAYKDGGNVVIPAFAVERTQEVLYILNELYQKKQIPYMDVYIDSPLAISATEIFLKHPECFDKATVNKLRAGNHPLDFPGMHFSRSAEESIRLNDIKKGAIIIAASGMAHAGRIKHHLRYNLWRPEAHIVFVGYQAQGTTGRLIVDGARRVKIFGEEVTVRAKIHTIGGFSAHADRDGLLKWLTHFNPKPYATVIVHGEPSSSLAFSNYVSEELNISPIVPQLGETIDLDIAMGKFRKEGIAVAPLEFNAELDVTWERLDDIITRIGDIEDIPDFRMRESLTPKLREINERLNEIREHLAGKEI is encoded by the coding sequence ATGAAAGTAAATTGTGCAGGGGCGGCAGGGACGGTAACAGGCTCCAACTACCTGATTGAGACGGAGGGTGTAAGGGTACTTGTGGACTGTGGCATGTTTCAGGGATCGAGGCAAATGGAGGAGCGCAACTATCTGGATTTCCCCTACGACCCCGGGACGGTGAGCCATCTTTTCTTAACGCATGCCCATATCGATCACAGTGGTCTCATCCCCAAACTTGTGCGGAATGGGTTTTCCGGCAGCATCCTGTGTACCCCCGCTACCGCAGACTTGTGCAGGATTATGCTGGCTGACAGCGCGCATATACAGGAGATGGAAGCGGAATGGCATAATCGCAAAAAGAGGCGCGCAGGCCGCAAACGCTTGATTGAACCTCTTTATACCCAGGATAATGCTGAGGCGGCAATGAAATATTTCATGCCAATAACTTACGGAAACGATGTTATCCTCTCTCCTCATATGCGTGCCCGTTTCAGTGACGCGGGACATATCCTGGGTTCTGCCATTATCGAGCTTTGGGTCAAAGAAAAAGACCGTGAGGTTAAGATAGTCTTTTCCGGTGATCTGGGTAGTATCAATCAGCCGATAATTTCAGACCCTACGTATATCCAGAAAGCCGATGTGGTCTTTATTGAATCTACTTACGGTAATCGTATTCATAAGTCCAAGGAAAGCACATATCAGGAACTCAGAGAGGTAGTCATTGCCGCCTATAAGGACGGTGGCAACGTGGTGATTCCAGCCTTTGCGGTGGAGCGTACCCAGGAGGTGCTTTATATATTAAACGAGCTTTACCAGAAAAAACAAATCCCCTATATGGATGTTTATATAGACAGCCCTCTTGCCATCTCGGCTACAGAAATCTTTCTAAAGCATCCGGAATGCTTTGATAAAGCAACTGTGAACAAATTGCGGGCAGGCAACCATCCGCTGGATTTCCCCGGGATGCATTTCAGCCGCTCGGCTGAAGAATCCATACGTTTGAACGATATCAAAAAGGGAGCCATAATCATCGCGGCCAGCGGAATGGCACACGCCGGCCGTATTAAACACCACCTCCGCTATAATCTCTGGCGTCCAGAGGCTCACATTGTGTTTGTGGGCTATCAGGCACAGGGTACCACGGGGCGGCTCATTGTAGACGGTGCCAGACGTGTAAAGATTTTCGGAGAAGAAGTAACCGTAAGAGCCAAGATTCACACTATCGGAGGATTTTCTGCTCACGCCGACAGGGACGGACTTCTTAAATGGCTCACGCATTTTAATCCAAAACCTTATGCTACTGTGATTGTCCATGGAGAACCCAGCAGCTCACTGGCATTTAGCAATTATGTCAGTGAAGAACTAAATATCTCTCCCATTGTTCCACAATTGGGAGAAACTATCGATCTGGACATCGCCATGGGCAAATTCAGGAAAGAAGGCATTGCGGTTGCCCCGCTGGAATTCAATGCCGAATTGGACGTTACATGGGAAAGGCTGGACGACATTATAACCCGGATTGGAGACATTGAAGATATTCCTGACTTCAGGATGCGAGAAAGCCTTACGCCCAAGCTTCGGGAAATCAATGAAAGGCTGAATGAAATCAGGGAGCATCTGGCTGGTAAGGAGATATGA
- a CDS encoding transglycosylase domain-containing protein, which produces MTIDSSGWERSHQKKRLRSYGKILLTFLFVSALALAIAYEIRTSVWEAAIFSWCSKNVTWRLQGGESSDISFPIDGPFDISRGYTDLPKFQKRLKEKGYIVTSQARQSKTALFLGRSGIPISYEKRDDRGLRLNDRDGAKAYHVTLDTQQFPSFQSIPPLLVKVLLHRENRELFDFEHPFLNPAIEWDRLGLASLRYLGEKLFGIPDGIGGSTLVTQIVKFRHSSRGMTRGPVDKIRQIVGGSLWAYRKGPNTTDTRKEIVREYFNGMPLGAAKGYGEINGIGKGMWAWFGKNIDQLMSDLQMNETNQEVLYRKANTLKEALSLIIATRHPSLYLQKDHTILEKKVNGYLRLLEADGIISTALKKAATTAHLEFRPGAPIPPPLSLVERKGTDSVRISLLKLLGIETLYELDRLDMTVDTTFDFDTQQKVNSILNSLYAPEFLAENGFLAPYLLNKGDPGDVIYSFALFESRPEGNLLRIQADTLNKPLNVTTGIKLELGSTAKLRTLASYLMVIDYLYGYFAEKDQSDLLRKKSQVNDPLSKWVLDYLLYHPKATQEEVLKASMQRSISGNPNQVFFTGGGVHTFKNFKKDQDNRFFTVEEGFCQSVNLVFIRLMKEVVDYYMANLGYDVKALLSEINNPQRLPLLKEAMELESVEFLKKYYRIHVSKAYKESFAILCQSSLHPLRNWVILYLKENPEATLEQLVTAAKSHFQENAINLALLNKMFRAYQGKSYHLIDEAYLLGRHPLEVWLVFYLKDHPGSLWNKVLEASKDARMLSSSWIFRTRFHNAQNLRIRSLLERKAFAEIHRTWRSMGYPFGTLVPSLATAIGSSADRPVNLAEFMGIILNEGIYKPMISFKGLHFGEGTPYETHLSKPPDTRKRVMSPLVARSLRDALRQVVERGTAQRIKNTFTLSDGTSAEVGGKTGTGDNRVETFRRDAGVVSSKIINRTSTFVFYADRFFGIVTVHVEGPNASQYEFTSALAVQVLKTLWSALQPLFAEKGQAA; this is translated from the coding sequence ATTACTATTGATAGTTCAGGATGGGAGAGATCTCATCAAAAAAAGAGACTCAGGTCATATGGTAAGATTTTATTAACTTTTCTCTTTGTTTCGGCGTTAGCTCTGGCAATAGCTTATGAAATAAGGACAAGCGTATGGGAAGCAGCTATCTTTTCCTGGTGCTCAAAGAATGTAACATGGAGACTTCAAGGAGGGGAGAGCAGTGATATCTCCTTTCCTATCGATGGTCCGTTTGACATCTCCAGAGGCTATACAGATTTACCAAAATTTCAAAAGCGTCTTAAAGAAAAAGGTTATATAGTAACCTCACAGGCAAGGCAATCGAAGACTGCCCTTTTCCTCGGTAGAAGTGGTATCCCGATCTCTTATGAGAAAAGGGATGATCGGGGATTACGGCTGAATGATAGAGATGGTGCTAAAGCCTACCACGTTACCCTGGATACCCAACAGTTTCCCTCCTTTCAATCCATACCGCCACTTTTGGTAAAGGTTCTGCTTCACAGGGAAAATCGGGAATTATTCGATTTTGAACACCCTTTCTTGAATCCTGCCATCGAATGGGATCGTCTTGGCTTAGCGAGTCTTAGATATCTCGGTGAAAAGCTTTTTGGCATTCCAGATGGAATCGGGGGGAGTACCCTGGTAACCCAAATAGTAAAATTCAGACACTCAAGTAGGGGTATGACCAGAGGTCCTGTAGACAAGATAAGACAGATAGTAGGAGGAAGTTTATGGGCATACCGTAAGGGACCTAATACCACCGATACCCGCAAAGAAATTGTCAGGGAATACTTTAATGGAATGCCATTGGGAGCGGCTAAAGGGTACGGTGAAATTAACGGGATTGGTAAAGGGATGTGGGCATGGTTTGGTAAAAACATAGACCAGCTAATGTCTGATTTGCAGATGAATGAAACGAATCAGGAAGTGCTTTATAGAAAGGCAAATACACTTAAAGAGGCACTTTCGCTTATCATTGCCACACGACACCCATCCCTGTATCTCCAAAAGGACCACACCATACTGGAGAAAAAAGTGAATGGGTATCTTCGCCTTTTAGAAGCGGACGGAATCATCAGTACAGCTTTAAAAAAAGCTGCAACGACAGCCCATTTAGAATTCAGGCCCGGTGCACCTATCCCTCCCCCTCTTTCTCTCGTGGAGCGAAAAGGAACAGACTCTGTCCGTATAAGTTTACTCAAGCTACTGGGCATTGAGACACTTTATGAACTGGATCGATTGGATATGACTGTTGATACTACCTTTGACTTCGATACCCAGCAGAAAGTCAATAGCATCTTGAATTCTCTTTATGCTCCTGAGTTCTTAGCGGAAAATGGATTCTTAGCACCCTATCTTTTAAACAAAGGAGATCCTGGAGATGTGATATACAGTTTTGCCCTTTTTGAAAGCCGTCCAGAGGGGAATCTTTTAAGGATTCAGGCTGATACCCTGAATAAACCCCTCAATGTTACTACCGGTATAAAACTTGAGTTGGGCTCTACAGCGAAGCTTCGAACCCTGGCTTCTTACCTGATGGTCATTGATTACCTTTATGGTTATTTTGCAGAGAAAGACCAAAGCGACCTTTTAAGGAAGAAGTCGCAGGTCAATGACCCTTTATCCAAATGGGTCCTGGATTATCTGCTCTATCACCCAAAGGCAACGCAAGAAGAGGTACTCAAGGCTAGCATGCAGAGGAGCATTTCTGGTAATCCTAATCAGGTTTTTTTCACAGGGGGGGGAGTGCACACGTTTAAGAATTTTAAGAAGGATCAGGATAACCGATTCTTTACCGTCGAAGAAGGGTTTTGCCAATCAGTGAACCTTGTCTTCATCCGGCTGATGAAGGAGGTGGTTGACTACTATATGGCAAATCTTGGCTATGATGTGAAGGCTCTGCTTTCAGAAATAAACAATCCTCAACGGTTACCTCTTTTGAAAGAAGCGATGGAGCTGGAATCTGTCGAATTCCTCAAAAAATATTACCGGATTCATGTCTCTAAAGCCTATAAAGAGTCTTTTGCAATACTCTGCCAATCTTCCCTGCATCCTCTGAGGAACTGGGTAATTCTTTACTTGAAGGAAAATCCAGAAGCTACCCTGGAGCAATTAGTAACAGCGGCAAAGTCCCATTTCCAGGAAAATGCCATAAACCTGGCTTTGCTCAATAAGATGTTTAGAGCCTATCAAGGAAAATCATACCATCTCATTGATGAGGCTTACCTTCTGGGAAGGCATCCCCTTGAGGTCTGGTTGGTCTTCTATCTGAAAGACCATCCTGGGTCCCTCTGGAATAAAGTGCTGGAAGCAAGCAAAGATGCCAGGATGCTATCTTCTTCATGGATATTCAGGACCCGTTTTCACAACGCACAAAATCTGAGGATAAGAAGCCTTCTCGAACGAAAGGCATTTGCTGAGATTCATCGAACATGGAGGTCTATGGGATATCCATTCGGAACACTTGTTCCCTCTCTGGCAACTGCAATTGGAAGCTCAGCTGATAGACCGGTAAACCTGGCAGAGTTTATGGGTATCATCCTCAATGAGGGAATTTATAAACCAATGATCAGTTTTAAAGGGCTTCATTTTGGAGAGGGTACCCCTTATGAAACGCATCTTAGCAAACCCCCTGATACCAGGAAAAGGGTCATGTCTCCTTTAGTGGCACGATCTTTGAGGGACGCCCTGAGGCAGGTAGTGGAAAGGGGTACTGCCCAAAGGATTAAAAATACTTTTACCCTCTCCGATGGCACATCCGCTGAGGTAGGTGGGAAAACTGGTACTGGAGACAACCGGGTTGAAACTTTCCGCCGTGATGCAGGGGTTGTCAGCTCAAAGATCATCAATCGCACCAGCACCTTTGTTTTTTATGCAGACAGATTCTTTGGAATTGTTACTGTCCACGTAGAAGGTCCGAATGCCTCACAATATGAATTCACAAGTGCTTTAGCGGTTCAGGTATTAAAGACCTTGTGGTCGGCACTGCAACCACTTTTTGCCGAGAAAGGGCAAGCGGCTTAA
- a CDS encoding ABC transporter ATP-binding protein, whose protein sequence is MLKVKNIETSYGFVNAIRGVSLDLEEGDIKTVLGANGAGKTTILKTIMGLLEDQPEKGTIEFMGKRIDRMDTEDIVHLGISYVPEGREIFPELTVFENLKMGSYTRRDKDGIRKDYKRVSEHFPVLEERKNQLAGTLSGGEQQMLAIGRALMARPKLLLLDEPSLGLSPVLVKDIFEIIKAINREGITILLVEQNAKMALNIGNYGYVLENGRIVLSDETRVLLENDDVKEFYLGVKLEESVKGYQRYKRKKRWR, encoded by the coding sequence TTGCTTAAGGTAAAAAACATAGAGACCAGCTATGGATTTGTCAATGCCATTCGCGGTGTTTCCCTGGACCTGGAGGAAGGTGATATAAAGACCGTCCTTGGGGCAAACGGTGCCGGAAAGACCACTATCCTTAAAACTATAATGGGACTGTTGGAAGACCAGCCTGAAAAGGGGACTATAGAGTTCATGGGTAAGAGAATCGACAGAATGGATACAGAGGATATCGTGCATCTTGGTATATCCTATGTCCCTGAAGGGAGGGAGATATTCCCCGAACTGACAGTTTTTGAGAACCTGAAGATGGGTTCATATACACGAAGGGACAAAGACGGAATCAGGAAAGACTACAAACGGGTTTCTGAGCACTTTCCTGTCCTGGAGGAAAGGAAAAATCAGCTGGCAGGGACACTAAGCGGTGGGGAACAGCAAATGTTGGCTATAGGTCGTGCCTTGATGGCTAGACCAAAGCTCCTCCTTTTGGACGAACCCTCTCTGGGTTTATCTCCGGTACTGGTAAAGGATATATTCGAGATTATTAAGGCTATCAACAGAGAAGGGATCACTATTCTGTTGGTAGAGCAGAACGCAAAGATGGCACTTAACATAGGGAATTATGGGTACGTATTGGAAAACGGCAGGATTGTTCTGTCCGATGAAACAAGGGTCCTCCTGGAAAACGATGATGTAAAGGAATTCTACTTAGGAGTAAAACTGGAAGAGTCAGTAAAAGGTTATCAGAGATATAAGAGAAAGAAGAGATGGAGGTAA